From the genome of Pseudomonas yamanorum, one region includes:
- a CDS encoding GNAT family N-acetyltransferase, whose amino-acid sequence MDLPLVINPDDYLETEFGREFTPERNRQAWQLAYARLRHELSQAAKGTHVYVVMGVQGAGKSRWVEENLERLGHGAIVFDAALPARRHREELLSIARDYAVPVIGILVSAPLELALARNAQRNADKKVPEDALKSVFSMLEPPSEDEGFVWVQTIEQQAPLPTTLQTARMSLVAPDVALAEKLADALNASYALHRRFLVWSKPHWTLEDTQESLQRAAKDFDAPVGEKRYFLLSRDDPQALVGCIGLLPLADEIHSFEVGYWGNQAHAGHGLMREALTALVLQLSGHTLRLTTSSANLSSQRLAEAAGFEWVETLQGARRCEYFGVRDTLVYRRAAR is encoded by the coding sequence ATGGACTTGCCCTTGGTGATCAACCCTGACGACTATCTGGAAACCGAGTTCGGCAGGGAATTCACGCCTGAACGAAATCGACAGGCATGGCAGCTCGCGTATGCGCGGTTGAGGCACGAGCTGTCACAGGCGGCAAAGGGCACTCATGTGTACGTGGTCATGGGCGTGCAGGGCGCCGGCAAGTCTCGCTGGGTGGAGGAAAACCTTGAGCGATTGGGGCACGGGGCAATCGTCTTCGATGCTGCTTTGCCTGCGCGGCGTCATCGGGAGGAGCTGCTGTCCATCGCGAGGGACTATGCAGTCCCGGTGATCGGCATCCTGGTGAGCGCACCGCTGGAGCTGGCGCTGGCGCGAAATGCCCAACGCAATGCTGACAAAAAGGTGCCGGAGGACGCGCTGAAAAGCGTGTTCAGCATGCTCGAGCCACCCAGTGAAGACGAAGGATTCGTCTGGGTGCAAACCATTGAACAACAGGCGCCGCTACCCACAACCCTGCAAACTGCCCGGATGAGCTTGGTTGCGCCCGACGTGGCGCTCGCTGAAAAACTCGCCGATGCCTTGAACGCCAGCTACGCGCTGCACCGCCGGTTTCTCGTATGGAGCAAGCCGCACTGGACGCTGGAGGACACGCAGGAAAGCCTGCAGCGCGCGGCAAAAGACTTCGATGCACCTGTTGGGGAGAAAAGGTATTTCCTGTTATCTCGCGACGATCCTCAGGCATTGGTGGGCTGTATCGGTCTGCTGCCGCTGGCCGATGAGATTCACAGCTTCGAAGTTGGCTATTGGGGCAATCAGGCTCACGCCGGTCATGGGCTGATGAGGGAGGCATTGACTGCTCTGGTTTTGCAGTTGAGCGGGCACACACTGCGTCTGACCACTTCTTCGGCGAACCTATCCAGCCAACGACTGGCTGAGGCGGCGGGATTTGAATGGGTGGAAACCCTTCAAGGCGCGCGGCGCTGCGAGTACTTCGGCGTACGCGATACCCTGGTTTACCGCCGGGCCGCACGCTGA
- a CDS encoding GNAT family N-acetyltransferase, with protein sequence MSDFPTLKTERLTLRELTQEDAVGLFAIHSDAEAMKWFGADPITEPHQAEQLIELFASWRTSPNPGIRWGIEDIATAALIGTCGFFKWNRTWRSCAIGFEMAQSAQGQGLMKEAVYAALRWAFQHMELNRIEALVHPDNARSLNLLEKAGFVREGTLRQAGYWNGAHQDLVQLSLLRGECEYL encoded by the coding sequence GTGTCCGATTTTCCGACTCTCAAAACCGAACGCCTGACCCTCAGAGAACTTACACAGGAGGATGCGGTGGGGTTGTTTGCGATTCATAGCGACGCTGAAGCAATGAAGTGGTTCGGTGCCGACCCAATCACCGAGCCTCATCAAGCGGAGCAACTGATCGAGCTGTTTGCCAGTTGGCGCACTTCACCCAATCCAGGGATTCGCTGGGGGATTGAGGACATAGCCACGGCAGCGCTGATCGGCACCTGTGGTTTCTTCAAATGGAATCGTACGTGGCGCAGTTGCGCCATCGGGTTTGAGATGGCGCAATCGGCGCAGGGACAGGGGCTCATGAAGGAGGCGGTTTACGCCGCCCTTCGATGGGCGTTCCAGCACATGGAACTCAACAGGATCGAAGCGCTGGTTCATCCTGACAACGCCCGGTCACTGAACCTGCTTGAGAAAGCCGGGTTCGTGCGTGAAGGAACGTTGAGGCAGGCGGGTTACTGGAACGGAGCTCATCAAGACCTGGTTCAGCTTTCGCTGCTGCGTGGGGAGTGTGAGTACCTTTAG